From Thermus brockianus, the proteins below share one genomic window:
- a CDS encoding ABC transporter ATP-binding protein, with product MLEARNLGYCVGDRWLLKGVDLAVRPGEFLAVLGPNGSGKTTLLRLLAGELSPSEGGVWLQERALAAYSPQDLARVRAVLSQIREVGFPYTAYEVAFLGRLPHLWGRREREEDHAKVQVALERVQAGDLTERLFPSLSGGEAMRVEVARLLAQEGRLFLLDEPTNHLDPRYALELLCLFRALTYEGRGVVAVLHDLNLAGLFADRILLLKKGRPVAYGPSQAVLDPSLLEEVYEVPFRALGNPEGFRFFLPMPREVVHGA from the coding sequence GTGCTTGAGGCGAGAAATCTCGGTTACTGCGTGGGGGACCGCTGGCTCTTAAAGGGCGTGGACCTTGCCGTGCGCCCTGGAGAGTTCCTGGCCGTGCTTGGCCCAAACGGGAGTGGCAAGACCACCCTGCTCCGGCTCCTTGCGGGGGAACTTTCCCCCTCGGAAGGAGGAGTATGGCTTCAGGAGCGTGCCCTGGCTGCCTACAGCCCGCAAGACTTGGCCCGGGTGCGGGCGGTCCTTTCCCAGATCCGCGAGGTGGGCTTTCCCTACACCGCCTACGAGGTGGCCTTCTTGGGCCGCCTTCCCCACCTTTGGGGAAGGCGGGAGCGGGAGGAGGACCACGCCAAGGTCCAAGTGGCCCTGGAGCGCGTTCAGGCTGGGGACCTCACGGAGAGGCTTTTCCCGAGCCTCTCCGGTGGGGAGGCCATGCGGGTGGAGGTGGCGCGGCTTTTGGCCCAGGAAGGGCGGCTTTTTCTCCTGGACGAGCCCACCAATCACCTAGACCCGCGGTACGCCCTAGAGCTCCTTTGCCTTTTCCGGGCCTTGACCTACGAGGGAAGGGGTGTGGTGGCGGTACTGCACGACCTGAACCTGGCAGGCCTTTTTGCTGACCGCATCCTTCTCCTGAAAAAAGGAAGGCCCGTGGCTTATGGCCCCTCTCAGGCGGTGTTGGACCCAAGCTTGCTGGAAGAGGTCTATGAGGTGCCCTTCCGCGCCCTAGGAAACCCTGAGGGCTTCCGCTTCTTCCTGCCCATGCCTAGGGAGGTGGTGCATGGAGCCTGA
- a CDS encoding FecCD family ABC transporter permease yields MIRGLSSPRFRRYRLVLLALAVLVALSLLLGAGLGAYPIPPLAIPSILLRGEGVEYQVLTALRFPRVLGAALVGALLALAGAVLQGLFRNPLVDPGLIGVSSGAALGAAIFIVLWPGAGALEVYALPVFAFLGGLLATHLLWRLAQTAFGVQVTVLLLSGIALNALVGAGIGLLTFLASEEELRSLTFWTLGGFSALTWRLLLAGLPLALVSSLLLLPLARPLNALALGEREAFHLGVDLEALKRRAVTGAALGVGVAVALAGGVGFLGLVAPHLFRLMAGPDHRYLLPGAALLGAVLAVVADLLARTLAAPAEIPVGVVTALLGGPFFLYLVLRYKREVYRA; encoded by the coding sequence GTGATACGGGGCCTTTCCTCACCCCGCTTCCGCCGTTACCGGTTGGTTCTGCTGGCACTTGCCGTGTTGGTGGCTTTGTCCCTCCTCTTGGGGGCAGGCCTCGGGGCCTATCCCATCCCGCCTTTGGCGATTCCCAGCATTCTCCTTAGGGGCGAGGGGGTGGAGTACCAGGTGCTCACCGCCCTTCGTTTTCCCCGGGTGCTGGGGGCAGCCCTGGTGGGGGCCCTCCTTGCCCTGGCAGGGGCGGTGCTGCAGGGCCTCTTTCGCAACCCCCTGGTGGACCCTGGCCTGATTGGGGTGTCCTCGGGGGCGGCTTTGGGGGCGGCCATTTTCATCGTCCTGTGGCCCGGAGCCGGGGCACTTGAGGTCTACGCTCTGCCGGTCTTTGCCTTTTTGGGTGGGCTTCTCGCCACCCATCTCCTTTGGCGCTTGGCCCAAACCGCCTTTGGGGTGCAGGTGACGGTTCTCCTCCTTTCCGGCATCGCCCTGAACGCCTTGGTGGGTGCGGGGATCGGCCTACTCACCTTCCTCGCCAGCGAGGAGGAGCTGCGTAGCCTCACCTTTTGGACCTTGGGTGGTTTCTCGGCCTTAACCTGGCGCCTCCTTTTGGCCGGGCTCCCCCTGGCTCTGGTTTCCTCCCTACTTCTTCTGCCCTTGGCCCGTCCTCTAAATGCCTTGGCCTTGGGAGAGCGGGAGGCGTTCCACCTTGGGGTGGACCTCGAGGCCCTCAAGCGCCGGGCAGTGACGGGGGCCGCCTTGGGGGTAGGGGTGGCGGTGGCCCTAGCGGGGGGTGTGGGGTTTTTGGGCTTGGTAGCCCCCCATCTTTTCCGCCTCATGGCGGGGCCCGACCACCGGTACCTGCTTCCGGGAGCGGCCCTTTTGGGGGCGGTGCTGGCGGTGGTGGCGGATCTCCTGGCCCGTACCCTGGCCGCTCCGGCGGAGATTCCCGTGGGGGTGGTGACGGCCCTTTTGGGAGGGCCTTTCTTCCTCTACTTAGTCCTGCGGTACAAGCGGGAGGTGTACCGTGCTTGA
- a CDS encoding acyl-CoA thioesterase, which produces MVYPVFPGETNHYGTLFGGTVMAWMDQAAFVAATRHARRKVVTVHADAVDFKHPVPLGSIVELVARVVEVGRTSMRVAVELWVEPLEGERYLAAQGGFVLVALDASGRPTPVPPLEG; this is translated from the coding sequence ATGGTATACCCGGTGTTCCCGGGAGAAACCAACCACTACGGGACCCTTTTTGGCGGCACGGTTATGGCCTGGATGGATCAGGCGGCTTTCGTGGCCGCCACCCGCCATGCCCGGCGTAAGGTGGTCACCGTGCACGCGGATGCCGTGGACTTCAAGCATCCCGTGCCCCTGGGCTCCATCGTGGAGCTGGTGGCCCGGGTGGTGGAGGTGGGGCGCACCTCCATGCGCGTGGCGGTGGAGCTTTGGGTGGAGCCCTTGGAAGGAGAACGGTACCTGGCTGCCCAAGGCGGTTTTGTGCTGGTAGCGTTGGACGCGTCGGGCCGGCCCACGCCGGTGCCACCTTTGGAGGGATGA
- a CDS encoding di-heme oxidoredictase family protein, with protein MRKILGAALLLALLGAFPSRYLVEDASSRAFGHPLSGLNQEDLEEFRLGDQAFRRIFVREDGLGPLFVHQSCAGCHVRDGRGRLAFNERSEALVRTRAENGLDPHPRFGLQLQDHALLGSVPEGRVRLRFEEVEGRYEDGTPYRLRRPVVEVLDGQGAPVPGRYSLRLAPPVFGLGLLEAVPESVLAGLEDPEDRDRDGVSGRLARLAGGKLGRFGWKASVATLEEQSAVAYLEDMGLSTPLFPGPDGRWEVTREELERVAFYLRHLAVPAPRHRPQDLKGRQLFRAIGCAACHRESLAGLPAYTDLLLHDMGPGLDDGVAEGVAQPQEWRTPPLWGLGLTRRVLGEELYLHDGRARSLEEAILWHGGEAEGAKRRFLALSKEDREALLDFLKGL; from the coding sequence ATGCGAAAGATCCTTGGTGCAGCGCTCCTTCTTGCCTTGCTTGGGGCCTTCCCCAGCCGCTACCTGGTGGAGGACGCCTCTTCCCGGGCTTTTGGTCATCCACTGTCGGGGCTTAACCAAGAGGACTTGGAGGAGTTTCGCCTAGGGGACCAGGCCTTCCGCCGCATCTTCGTGCGGGAGGATGGCCTGGGCCCCCTTTTCGTTCACCAGTCGTGTGCCGGGTGCCACGTGCGGGATGGCCGGGGCAGGTTGGCCTTTAACGAGCGCAGCGAGGCCTTGGTGCGCACCCGGGCCGAGAACGGGCTTGACCCCCATCCCCGTTTTGGCCTCCAGCTCCAGGACCACGCCCTTTTGGGATCGGTTCCGGAGGGACGGGTTCGCCTCCGCTTTGAGGAGGTGGAGGGGCGGTACGAAGACGGCACCCCTTACCGTTTGCGCCGGCCGGTGGTGGAGGTTCTGGATGGGCAGGGCGCTCCCGTTCCTGGGCGGTACAGCCTTCGCCTGGCGCCGCCCGTGTTTGGCCTAGGGCTTTTGGAAGCGGTGCCGGAGTCCGTACTGGCGGGTTTGGAAGACCCCGAGGACCGGGACAGGGACGGCGTATCGGGGCGGCTTGCCCGCCTTGCGGGCGGCAAATTAGGCCGCTTTGGTTGGAAGGCGAGCGTGGCTACCTTGGAGGAGCAAAGCGCCGTGGCCTACCTGGAGGACATGGGCCTTTCCACGCCCCTTTTCCCAGGGCCGGATGGCCGGTGGGAAGTGACCAGGGAAGAGTTGGAGCGGGTGGCTTTTTATTTGCGCCACCTGGCTGTTCCGGCCCCCCGGCACCGTCCGCAGGACCTTAAGGGAAGGCAGCTCTTTCGGGCGATAGGGTGTGCCGCTTGTCACCGGGAAAGCCTGGCTGGCTTGCCCGCTTACACGGACCTCCTCCTCCACGACATGGGCCCTGGACTGGACGACGGCGTGGCTGAGGGGGTGGCGCAGCCTCAGGAATGGCGTACCCCTCCCCTGTGGGGCCTTGGGCTAACCCGCAGGGTGTTGGGCGAGGAGCTTTACCTACACGACGGTCGGGCCCGGAGCCTCGAGGAGGCCATCCTCTGGCATGGGGGAGAAGCGGAAGGGGCCAAAAGGCGTTTTCTCGCCCTGTCCAAAGAGGACCGGGAGGCCCTCCTGGATTTTTTGAAAGGGCTATAG
- a CDS encoding ribonucleotide-diphosphate reductase subunit beta, which yields MLTEPRLHYRPYEYPGLLRFRDAIRHSYWVHTEYSYTADVQDYALVEEKERSMVRRALLAIAQVELAVKLFWARLYEVFPKPEIAEVGMTFAESEVRHANAYAHLLDLLSLEGLFAKALEEETPLKERSQALAQVLSRWREGTLRAHVQALLLFSAFTEHISLFSQFYALMALNRRAGRFKGISNAIEATSKEENIHGLFGVELLRILREEEPQLFAEGFAEEVLAFAQRLYQGEEALVDWIFAAGDLEAVSRDEVVEFLKGRYNEVLSLYGLPQPFSVNPERLRDTEWFSLELLADKEVDFFNKRSVAYARRLKSYEPDELF from the coding sequence ATGCTCACCGAGCCCAGGTTGCACTACCGCCCTTATGAGTATCCGGGGCTATTGCGTTTTCGTGACGCTATCCGCCATAGCTACTGGGTGCATACGGAGTATAGCTACACCGCCGACGTTCAAGACTACGCCCTGGTGGAGGAGAAGGAGCGCTCCATGGTGCGGCGGGCCCTTCTCGCCATCGCCCAGGTGGAGCTTGCGGTGAAGCTCTTTTGGGCCCGCCTCTACGAGGTCTTCCCCAAACCCGAGATAGCGGAGGTGGGCATGACCTTCGCCGAGAGCGAGGTGCGCCACGCCAACGCCTACGCCCACCTTTTGGACCTTCTCAGCCTAGAGGGCCTCTTTGCGAAAGCCTTGGAGGAAGAAACCCCCCTAAAAGAGCGAAGCCAGGCCCTTGCCCAGGTGCTCAGCCGGTGGCGGGAGGGCACGTTGCGCGCCCATGTTCAGGCCCTTCTCCTCTTTTCTGCTTTTACCGAACACATCTCCCTGTTTTCCCAGTTCTACGCCCTCATGGCGCTAAACCGCCGGGCGGGGCGTTTTAAGGGTATCTCCAACGCGATAGAGGCCACGAGCAAGGAGGAGAACATCCATGGCCTCTTTGGGGTGGAGCTCCTGCGCATCCTCCGGGAGGAGGAGCCCCAGCTCTTCGCGGAGGGCTTCGCCGAGGAGGTGCTCGCCTTTGCCCAAAGGCTTTACCAGGGGGAGGAAGCCCTTGTGGACTGGATCTTCGCCGCGGGCGACCTCGAGGCGGTATCCCGGGACGAGGTGGTGGAGTTCCTGAAGGGGCGGTACAACGAGGTCCTGTCCCTCTATGGCCTGCCCCAGCCCTTTTCCGTGAACCCCGAGCGCCTACGGGACACGGAGTGGTTTTCCTTGGAGCTTCTTGCCGACAAAGAGGTGGACTTCTTCAACAAGCGGAGCGTGGCTTACGCCCGCAGGCTAAAAAGCTACGAACCGGACGAGCTTTTCTGA
- a CDS encoding imelysin family protein: MRRYVLWAVIGLLGMAGAQGLKEGLAATVSPLLEGLVGQTRLLAQASEAYAANPSTEGLHRLQLLWHAARDYWEELEAFAFGPVGDYDPYLDTWPISLEDLKRSVGVPVENLPPEVRGFHALEYLLFQEPPQDAGTLHHLVLLAQDLARQVQALRERYGAYLETASDEELAAELYAASLELAEELFAEKLKNPESPYARRSAEDYQANGRGLAQALALLPTGGTPWALALALRAALADLPSPLEEAWGDSRVAKAQAQAEALYQALAKTPVGGAKERARLWLRTFREEYLGEGEVDEGLAALEGLEMALQSLSQREEAQQILEVLRSKVQAGAPAEEVDPLVRALEDLLR; the protein is encoded by the coding sequence GTGCGGAGGTACGTTCTTTGGGCAGTCATCGGGCTTTTGGGTATGGCAGGGGCGCAAGGGCTAAAGGAGGGCCTGGCGGCCACGGTGTCCCCCTTGCTGGAAGGCCTTGTAGGGCAAACCCGCCTCTTGGCCCAGGCGTCGGAGGCCTATGCCGCAAACCCTAGCACCGAAGGCCTCCATCGCCTGCAGCTCCTTTGGCACGCCGCCCGGGACTACTGGGAGGAGCTAGAGGCCTTCGCCTTCGGTCCGGTGGGGGATTACGATCCCTACCTGGACACCTGGCCCATAAGCCTCGAGGACCTGAAACGCTCTGTGGGGGTTCCGGTAGAGAACCTTCCCCCGGAGGTACGGGGGTTTCATGCCCTGGAATACCTGCTTTTCCAGGAGCCCCCGCAGGACGCCGGGACCCTACACCACCTAGTCCTTTTGGCCCAGGATCTCGCCCGCCAGGTCCAGGCCTTGCGTGAGCGCTACGGGGCCTACCTTGAAACGGCCTCGGACGAGGAACTCGCCGCAGAGCTCTACGCCGCAAGCCTAGAGCTCGCCGAGGAGCTCTTTGCGGAAAAGCTCAAAAATCCGGAAAGCCCTTACGCGCGGCGTTCGGCGGAGGATTACCAGGCCAACGGCCGTGGCCTGGCCCAGGCCCTAGCCTTGCTCCCCACCGGGGGAACCCCTTGGGCTTTGGCCTTGGCCTTGCGCGCGGCCCTCGCCGACCTGCCCAGCCCCTTAGAGGAGGCTTGGGGCGATAGCCGGGTAGCCAAGGCCCAAGCCCAGGCGGAAGCCCTGTACCAAGCCCTTGCGAAAACGCCGGTGGGTGGCGCCAAAGAGCGGGCGCGGCTTTGGCTCCGTACCTTCCGCGAGGAATACCTCGGGGAAGGGGAGGTGGACGAGGGGCTTGCTGCCTTGGAAGGCTTAGAGATGGCGTTGCAAAGCCTGTCCCAACGGGAAGAGGCCCAACAAATCCTGGAAGTGCTTCGGTCCAAGGTGCAGGCCGGGGCTCCCGCCGAGGAGGTGGACCCCTTGGTTCGCGCGTTGGAGGACCTTCTGCGCTAG
- a CDS encoding Gfo/Idh/MocA family protein encodes MGAGWWAREVHAPAFHGAGARIQGVYAPGSARAKALAEAYGAKVYEEYEALLQEVDAVAIATPDATHVPLALEAVRQGKHIFLEKPVATNLDDALMLLRTVDAQGVVAMTALTARTDWAAETAVAYRERLGKVVAFRGAFLADYLADPRAPLAWRAKRVGGGPAGVVGDLGAHLFDLAVWLLDSPLGKVWARVATVFPGRENPDMAGVLAEAEAALGFLELSRVHPIRPQRLYLELEGEQGALRVVPSLAGRAEEASLFWSSRPGAWEPVVLDPSLLRGRDPQEPWGLFHFRELARRFLEAVTKGTSPTPSLRDGVAAQAVIQAVLESASEGCEKEVFPVRA; translated from the coding sequence GTGGGCGCGGGTTGGTGGGCACGGGAGGTGCATGCTCCCGCTTTCCACGGGGCAGGGGCTAGGATCCAAGGGGTCTATGCTCCGGGAAGCGCACGGGCGAAGGCCCTAGCGGAGGCGTACGGGGCCAAGGTTTACGAGGAGTACGAAGCCCTGTTGCAGGAAGTGGATGCGGTGGCCATCGCCACACCCGACGCCACGCACGTTCCTTTGGCCCTCGAGGCGGTACGCCAAGGAAAGCATATCTTCCTGGAGAAGCCAGTGGCCACCAACCTAGACGATGCGCTTATGCTTCTGCGAACGGTGGATGCGCAAGGAGTGGTGGCCATGACTGCCCTAACGGCACGAACAGACTGGGCAGCGGAGACTGCGGTTGCCTACCGGGAGCGCCTGGGTAAGGTGGTGGCCTTCAGGGGAGCCTTCCTTGCGGACTACTTGGCTGATCCCAGGGCTCCGCTTGCTTGGCGTGCTAAGCGTGTGGGCGGTGGCCCGGCAGGGGTTGTGGGAGATCTAGGGGCGCATCTTTTTGACCTAGCGGTGTGGCTTCTGGATAGCCCTTTGGGTAAGGTTTGGGCCCGGGTGGCCACCGTGTTCCCCGGAAGGGAAAATCCCGACATGGCCGGCGTTCTGGCGGAGGCGGAAGCGGCTTTAGGCTTCTTGGAGCTATCCCGGGTTCATCCGATACGGCCCCAGCGCCTCTACCTCGAACTGGAAGGTGAACAAGGGGCCTTGCGGGTAGTGCCGTCCTTAGCAGGTAGGGCGGAAGAGGCGAGCCTTTTTTGGAGCTCCAGGCCCGGGGCATGGGAGCCTGTGGTCTTGGATCCTTCCCTTCTTCGGGGCAGGGATCCCCAGGAGCCCTGGGGGCTTTTTCACTTCCGCGAGCTCGCCCGCCGGTTCTTGGAAGCTGTGACTAAGGGCACTTCGCCTACACCCTCTTTGAGGGATGGGGTGGCGGCCCAAGCTGTAATCCAAGCGGTTTTGGAAAGCGCATCCGAGGGGTGCGAAAAGGAAGTGTTCCCTGTTCGGGCGTAG
- a CDS encoding heme/hemin ABC transporter substrate-binding protein: MGRNGLVFWAFLSLVAWAQPYRLVDATGKAVEVRSVERIVSLDGITTEILFALGVGDKVVGRDDSSYYPPQVLRLPSVGYQFRLSAEGILSLKPTLVIGREDVRPPQVLDQLRQAGVDVVLVPTEPSIAGAKRKIRVVAQAVGQAERGEALVRALERDLLALRAFQAQHASKRLRGLFLYLRGPGTTFVCGEGSTPVGVMELAGLENAAKGIRECQPMTAESVVAAQPDVLVVFKRGLESVGGLEGLLKLPGIAQTPAGQNRRVVAMDDLYLGSFGPRAGRAALDLFRAAYLMSGFVEVGP; encoded by the coding sequence ATGGGGAGAAACGGCTTGGTATTTTGGGCCTTTCTTTCGTTGGTGGCTTGGGCGCAGCCCTACCGCCTGGTAGACGCCACCGGCAAAGCGGTGGAGGTGCGCTCCGTAGAGCGCATCGTTAGCCTGGATGGTATCACCACGGAGATCCTCTTCGCCCTGGGGGTGGGGGATAAGGTGGTGGGCCGGGACGACTCCAGCTACTATCCGCCCCAGGTGCTCCGGCTTCCCAGCGTGGGGTACCAGTTCCGCCTCTCCGCCGAGGGCATCCTGTCCCTAAAACCCACCCTTGTCATCGGTCGGGAGGATGTGCGGCCGCCCCAAGTTCTGGACCAGCTACGCCAAGCAGGGGTGGATGTGGTCCTGGTACCTACGGAGCCCAGCATAGCGGGTGCCAAGCGCAAGATCCGGGTGGTGGCGCAAGCAGTGGGCCAGGCCGAAAGGGGGGAAGCCCTGGTCCGGGCCCTGGAGCGGGACCTTCTGGCCCTGCGCGCCTTCCAAGCCCAGCACGCATCTAAGCGGCTAAGGGGCCTTTTCCTCTACCTAAGGGGCCCTGGCACCACTTTCGTTTGCGGGGAAGGGAGCACCCCCGTGGGGGTTATGGAACTTGCGGGGCTGGAGAACGCTGCCAAGGGCATACGGGAGTGCCAACCCATGACCGCAGAGAGCGTGGTGGCCGCCCAGCCGGACGTCCTCGTGGTCTTCAAGAGGGGTTTGGAGAGCGTGGGGGGCCTCGAGGGGCTCTTGAAACTGCCGGGAATCGCCCAGACCCCTGCGGGGCAGAACCGGCGGGTGGTGGCCATGGACGACCTCTACCTCGGGAGCTTCGGGCCTCGGGCAGGCCGGGCCGCCTTGGACCTCTTTCGGGCGGCTTACCTAATGAGCGGCTTTGTGGAGGTGGGACCTTGA
- a CDS encoding iron-siderophore ABC transporter substrate-binding protein: MAKPPERVAVLDWRPLEDLLLLGVRPVAGADLADFPKWVKMRLPEGILDVGGRTSPSLERLASLKPDLILGYTGFQGRLYPELSRLAPTALYDYLPPGGQLAAMRRHFLLHARLVGKEREGGRLLTELDRFLQQTASALQQAGLGGRPFLLVQAWARERVYNVFTRDTLASELLEAVGLVNAWKGKAEAYGLSRVGPEGLVRLVGENPGVQVFLIAQPENNPLADPAVGPLLRLARARVVALDPSTWTYGGPHSARVLVEEVRRVLLGR, from the coding sequence GTGGCTAAGCCACCGGAGCGGGTAGCGGTGTTGGACTGGCGCCCCCTCGAGGATCTCCTCCTTTTGGGTGTACGCCCCGTGGCGGGGGCTGACCTGGCGGATTTCCCCAAGTGGGTCAAGATGCGGCTACCGGAGGGGATTTTGGACGTGGGCGGGCGCACGAGCCCAAGCCTGGAGCGGTTGGCCTCCCTTAAGCCCGATCTCATCCTGGGCTACACCGGGTTTCAAGGCAGACTCTACCCCGAGCTTTCCCGCCTCGCCCCCACGGCCCTTTACGACTACCTGCCCCCAGGCGGGCAGCTTGCCGCCATGCGCCGCCACTTCCTCCTGCACGCTCGCTTGGTGGGGAAGGAGCGGGAAGGGGGGAGGCTTCTGACCGAGTTGGACCGGTTTCTCCAGCAAACGGCCTCTGCCCTCCAGCAGGCGGGTTTAGGGGGTAGGCCCTTCCTTCTGGTACAAGCTTGGGCCCGGGAAAGGGTCTACAACGTCTTTACCCGAGACACCCTCGCCTCTGAGCTCCTAGAGGCCGTGGGCTTGGTCAATGCCTGGAAGGGCAAAGCGGAAGCCTACGGGCTTTCGCGCGTGGGGCCGGAAGGGCTTGTGCGGTTGGTGGGGGAAAACCCGGGCGTCCAGGTCTTCCTGATCGCCCAACCGGAAAACAACCCCTTAGCCGATCCCGCGGTGGGACCGTTGCTGCGCTTGGCCCGTGCCCGGGTGGTGGCCTTGGACCCCAGCACCTGGACCTATGGGGGTCCCCACTCTGCCCGGGTTTTGGTGGAAGAGGTGCGGCGCGTGCTCTTGGGGAGGTGA
- a CDS encoding DUF3386 family protein: MIESPPVWALLKRARERIYTLPNSFPGFTANVALYLKGLWYFGEVRVEGFHPEVHLPEDMGSIAEKELASLLGHRRPIPFEEGEGRYAMRLVEEGPLGTVIALDDPFRSRIWVRHGRIEIIERNMAEGSFRIHLEAWEEVGEKLLPKRFFVIYRDPKGGILKVERFRDTYAPLAGLWLPVEREVVVEGAGMETLVLRLENVEVRA; this comes from the coding sequence GTGATTGAGAGCCCTCCCGTCTGGGCTTTACTGAAGCGGGCTAGGGAGCGGATTTACACTTTGCCCAACTCCTTCCCCGGCTTTACCGCAAACGTGGCCCTCTACCTTAAGGGCCTTTGGTACTTCGGGGAGGTGCGGGTGGAGGGGTTCCATCCAGAGGTGCACCTGCCCGAGGACATGGGGTCCATAGCGGAAAAGGAGCTGGCTTCCCTCCTCGGCCACCGCCGGCCCATCCCCTTTGAGGAGGGGGAAGGCCGGTACGCCATGCGCCTGGTGGAGGAGGGTCCATTGGGTACCGTCATCGCCTTAGACGACCCTTTCCGCTCCCGGATCTGGGTGCGCCATGGCCGCATAGAGATCATCGAGCGGAATATGGCGGAAGGTTCCTTCCGCATCCACCTCGAGGCCTGGGAGGAGGTGGGCGAGAAGCTTTTGCCCAAACGTTTCTTCGTGATCTACCGGGACCCCAAAGGAGGGATCCTTAAGGTAGAGCGATTCCGGGATACTTACGCACCCTTGGCCGGGCTATGGCTTCCCGTGGAGCGGGAGGTGGTGGTGGAGGGAGCGGGCATGGAAACCCTGGTCCTGCGTCTGGAGAACGTGGAGGTGCGCGCATGA
- a CDS encoding antibiotic biosynthesis monooxygenase family protein → MFVVMNRIPVKPEYAERFEEVFRTRARLVDRMPGFIRNLVLRPQNPGDPYVVLTLWESEEAFRAWTESPEFKEGHARSGTLPREAFAGPNRLEVFQVILDSEVEGD, encoded by the coding sequence GTGTTCGTAGTCATGAACCGCATCCCAGTAAAACCCGAGTATGCCGAGCGGTTTGAAGAGGTTTTCCGCACCCGGGCCCGTTTGGTGGACCGGATGCCAGGTTTTATCCGCAACCTGGTCTTGCGACCCCAAAACCCCGGGGACCCTTACGTCGTGCTTACCCTTTGGGAAAGCGAGGAAGCCTTCCGTGCCTGGACGGAAAGCCCTGAGTTCAAGGAAGGGCATGCCCGAAGCGGGACCTTGCCAAGAGAAGCCTTTGCGGGGCCGAATAGACTGGAAGTGTTCCAGGTGATTTTGGACTCGGAGGTGGAAGGTGATTGA